From Medicago truncatula cultivar Jemalong A17 chromosome 7, MtrunA17r5.0-ANR, whole genome shotgun sequence, a single genomic window includes:
- the LOC11436745 gene encoding uncharacterized protein, translating to MPNWELKNCCDHDQKLFIAFVGVYTVVILLLWRTFLLTPFKLITVFLHEASHAIACLLTCGKVEGIQVHANEGGVTQTRGGVYWLILPAGYLGSSFWGMALILASTNILTARIAAGCFLAALVIVLFVAKNWTLRGLCIGFIIFIAAIWLLQEKTKVHILRYVILFIGVMNSLFSVYDIYDDLISRRVNSSDAEKFAEVCPCPCNGFGWGVIWGMISFAFLCASLYLGLVILS from the exons ATGCCAAACTGGGAGCTTAAGAACTGTTGTGATCACGACCAGAAACTCTTCATTGCTTTTGTTGGTGTCTACACCGTTGTCATCCTCTTG CTATGGAGGACTTTTCTGCTTACACCTTTTAAGCTCATCACTGTGTTTCTTCACGAAGCGAGTCATGCAATCGCCTGTTTGCTCACTTGTGGCAAG GTGGAGGGAATTCAGGTTCATGCAAACGAGGGAGGGGTAACACAGACGCGTGGTGGCGTATATTGGTTGATCTTGCCTGCGGGAT ATCTTGGTTCATCATTTTGGGGAATGGCTTTGATTCTTGCTTCTACAAATATTCTTACTGCAAGGATTGCTGCTGGTTGCTTTCTTGCTGCTCTGGTTATTGTGCTCTTTGTTGCTAAAAAT TGGACACTCCGGGGACTCTGTATTG gatttattatttttattgctgCGATTTGGCTTCTGCAAGAGAAAACGAAAGTCCATATCCTTCGCTATGTCATTCTCTTCATCG GAGTTATGAACAGTTTGTTTTCAGTTTATG ATATTTACGATGATTTAATATCTAGAAGAGTCAACTCTAGTGATGCTGAGAAGTTTGCAGAAGTCTGCCCTTGCCCTTGTAATGGTTTTGGGTGGGgagttatttg GGGAATGATATCGTTCGCATTTCTTTGCGCATCTTTGTACCTTGGACTGGTCATATTATCATGA